The Nisaea sp. genome includes a region encoding these proteins:
- a CDS encoding isocitrate lyase/PEP mutase family protein encodes MTRLLDLIKPGKLLIAPGIFDGISARIADEFGFEALYMTGYGAVGSHLGLPDAGLASYTDMVGRVKVLADTVLAPLVADGDTGYGGLLNVQHTVRGYEAAGAAGIQLEDQEFPKKCGHTPNRKVIPLEDMVQKIKVAVESRDNPDFAIVARTDARTNYGLDEALRRGEAFAKAGADVLFIEAPETVEEMEKICASFDKPLLVNVVEGGKTPVLSAEEYTDLGYSMAIYPGTGFLAMGAALRSVYGRLKETGSSKGASQKLDDFGAFSRTMGFGDVWDFEKAHAQD; translated from the coding sequence TTGCCGACGAGTTCGGCTTTGAGGCGCTCTACATGACCGGCTATGGCGCGGTTGGCTCCCATCTCGGGCTGCCCGACGCCGGGCTCGCCAGCTACACCGACATGGTCGGCCGGGTAAAGGTGCTGGCCGATACGGTCTTGGCGCCGCTGGTCGCGGATGGCGATACCGGCTATGGCGGTCTGCTGAATGTGCAGCACACGGTGCGCGGTTACGAGGCTGCGGGTGCGGCTGGTATCCAGCTTGAGGACCAGGAGTTCCCAAAGAAATGCGGGCACACGCCGAACCGGAAGGTCATTCCGCTCGAGGACATGGTGCAGAAGATCAAGGTTGCGGTGGAAAGCCGGGACAACCCGGATTTTGCCATCGTCGCCCGCACCGACGCGCGCACCAATTACGGGCTCGACGAAGCCCTGCGCCGGGGTGAGGCTTTCGCCAAGGCGGGGGCGGATGTGCTCTTCATCGAGGCCCCGGAAACGGTCGAGGAGATGGAGAAGATCTGCGCCAGCTTCGACAAACCGCTTCTGGTCAATGTGGTCGAAGGCGGGAAGACACCGGTGCTGAGCGCGGAAGAGTATACCGATCTCGGTTATTCCATGGCGATCTATCCGGGCACCGGCTTCCTGGCCATGGGCGCGGCGCTGCGCTCCGTTTATGGGCGGCTGAAAGAGACCGGCTCAAGCAAGGGTGCCTCCCAGAAGCTGGACGATTTTGGCGCTTTCTCCCGGACGATGGGTTTCGGTGACGTCTGGGACTTCGAGAAGGCGCACGCGCAGGACTGA